In Syngnathus scovelli strain Florida chromosome 16, RoL_Ssco_1.2, whole genome shotgun sequence, the genomic stretch GAGCGCAGTCAACCGAGGGGAGAGTGTCGCCAGCCAAGCCCTGGAACCAGAAAGAAGGGTCAGATCGGCAGCCAGTTCTCACCAAGAACCAGGTCCCAAAAAGCGAGGACGCAAGCCCAAATTGCGTCTGCATTATGAGCGGGGTGAGGATGAAAGCCCGGAACCCGCTCCCAAAATGTGCAGACGCTTCCCTCAGGACGGGGGATCTTCCGACCCCAGCCTGGCCCAGCTGACCAGAAGGTTCCAGGAGAAGACCACCATTACGCCCAGGTCCAGCAGTGAGCACATGGGCGTGGCCTACACCCGTCCGGACCGAGGAGGCAGGACTCATTTCCTGGCGGTCCTGAAGCACCGTGACAAAAACGTGAACCTGCCGATAATAACGGGAGAAGAACTCGGGGTGGTATGCCCCCCCACGGCCCCGGGCTCCTCCTGGACCCCTCGTTTCACCAACATGGACACGGTGACAGTCACAGACGTCACCATGAACCTGCTTACCGTCACTGTCAGAGAGAACTACACCGACAAAGGTTTTTTTCGAGAGAAAAGATGAGAGACTCATGAgaggtgtgtcagaaaagttccaagaCTAGTTTTTTTCAAGACAATGGAACTAGCATTGATATTTTAGTTGCAAACCTTTagagaacatccatccatccgttttctatactgcttgtccgaCGGGGGTTGTggccagtcatcgggcagtaggcgggggacaccctgaactggttgccagccaatcgcagggcacacagagacgaacaaccatccgcactcgcagtcacacctatgggcaatttgcagtgctcaatcagcataccatgcatgtttttgggatgtgggaggaaaccgtgcTAACTAGTGCCCGCCACCCTTAAAAGAACAAATATTTGAAATCAAGATGTAGTGCACCAACACATGTAAACAGCATTGCAAAACTATACAGGTGTAGATTCTGTACACTGTGAAAAATGACTACTACTACAGCTTATCAGTCGcagttgtgaaactcttcttcgTTTATCTGCATCGCTGTATTATACTATCCCAGTGGCCACGTTGTACACACCAAAAGGAATTTCACCAAATTAATTCACAATGCCATGAGCATCTGCTAATTCCTGGAAGTGgagaacccccccacccccacgtgCTGGATTTGGTTctcaaatttgttttttgtgacaccagtcctggaacttttcggACACACCACCGAAGTCACGTGGGTCACTTTATTAGGCACACATGTGCGATACCACAGCTGCGAGGCTCTGTTCGGATTGACACTGACATCATAATCTTACAACTGTTTCCTGCTTACAATATTCTGCACCATTTCACTAAATGAGGAAGTCAAACTGTTTAGTTTGACTTGACCACTGCTAACATTATATTTCATAGACAGGTGTGCCAAAAGTAGGCAAAAGCTTTGTTATTGCTCTGAgatgccacaaggtgacagcaaAACAATGTTTTGTTATTAGACATGGCTTTGGGCGGAGTGCAAAAAGTCTTCCATCCATCAGATCCTCTTTTTATGTAAACCATTCTTCCGTGGCTTCAACCTAATTTACCCCTTGCTTCCTTTTTCCTTCCTGACTTCTTTCCTTCTTATGTCGCCTCACTTTTTGTTGCTTGAATTTAACACGCTTTTCTGTCCTCAACTCTTACCTCCGCCCTCCGCCTCAGCCCTGACTTTTCCTTTCTATCTTTCTTCTCAGACCCGCTTTTTATTTCCTCGTTCCTCCCTTTGCATGAAACTGCATTTTGGCCTTTTTCCATACAAACTTGTCTCATAGAATGCACTTTCTTTGTTCATGACTATTTTTTTGCCATTATTCTTAAGTACTttaaaaagtacatttaaaaaGTGTATCCCTACTTTTGGCCCACCCTGAATACATTGTCCACTATTTTGTATTGTGCAGGTGTATCTAATGATGTGGCCAGTTAAAGCTACTAACAATGACGCTACATGCtactgtcatgctaaaaatatatattttcaaaaatagagctttcaaacattatttaaaaaacgAACTGTTGAATATGATTTAAGAGTAACATCATGCTTTTTTTGCACATTATATTGTTGgccaaatttagaatacattgtAGCCGTCTTGACTGTCAACAAAGctacttttttcatttttgtgtacTTGTCCTTTATCCTTTGTTTCACTTTACTAGTCTCACTGTGTACTTTTCGCATTTCACGTGTCAAATCAGTAAAAGAATGAACGTCGCATGCTTTTTGTGCTCCACGTGCCGCTGAAATACTgaaaaaacatgacaaaatagTTTGATCTTTATTCCCGCGCGTGCAGGGTTGCAGTATTCATGGTGAAAACGTGAAGAGGTATTGGTTACAACTGTT encodes the following:
- the cbx8a gene encoding chromobox protein homolog 8a; its protein translation is MELSAVGESVFAAESIIKRRIRRGRWEYLVKWKGWSHKYSTWEPEENILDERLLAAFEERERERELFGPKKRGPKPETFLLKAKAREKTYEFRRDPVRPIQVSYPVPEPVITPRAREGLRTVVPTIFPPSAVNRGESVASQALEPERRVRSAASSHQEPGPKKRGRKPKLRLHYERGEDESPEPAPKMCRRFPQDGGSSDPSLAQLTRRFQEKTTITPRSSSEHMGVAYTRPDRGGRTHFLAVLKHRDKNVNLPIITGEELGVVCPPTAPGSSWTPRFTNMDTVTVTDVTMNLLTVTVRENYTDKGFFREKR